The sequence below is a genomic window from Sphingomonas crusticola.
CCGTAGGTGAGCAGCCCACCCATCCGGTCATGCCGGTCATAGACATGCACGTCGTAACCGCGCGCGCGCATCAGATCGGCGACGGTCAACCCGGCCGGGCCGGCGCCGATCACGCCGATCGACTGGCCGCGCGCCGGCCCCGGAACCAGCGGCTCGACCCAGCCTTCCTCCCACGCCGTGTCAGTGATGAACTTTTCGACCGAGCCAATCGTGACCGCGCCGTGACCGGAAAATTCGATGACGCAATTGCCCTCACACAACCGGTCCTGCGGGCAGATGCGGCCGCAAATCTCGGGCATCGTGGAGGTAGCGTTGCTGAGTTCATAAGCTTCACGCAGCCGTCCTTCAGCGGTCAGCCGTAGCCAATCGGGAATATGGTTGTGGAGCGGGCAGTGAGTCGAGCAATAGGGCACCCCGCATTGCGAGCAGCGCGACGACTGCTCTTCCGCCTTGGCGACGGCATATGCGCGGGAAATTTCCTCGAAATCAGCCGCCCGAGCGCCCGCAGCGCGCTTTTCAGGATAATCCTGCTCGACGATTGGGAAAGTCAGCATTCCGGCCATGTGCAATCTCCGTCGCCCCCATGATGGCGGACGCCGCTGATGTCACGCGGAAAATGGCCGATGTGGAAGCTGTTCTGTCCTATTTTCCGATAATGAAGCTGTTTAGCCGATGCCTCAGAGCCTCTTCGGCGATATTTAGTGCCGCAGCGGACCTAGATAATGTTAAGCCATACCAGAGCAGCCGCTCCGGCAGCGATCCGATACCAGGCGAACGGCGCGAATCCGTGTTTGGTCACGATTGTCACGAAGGCCCGAATAACGACGATGGCCACCAGGAACGAGACCAGGAAACCGACGCCGATCGTCGGCAATCCGACTGCTCCCGGAGCAGTCAATTCATGCCGGTTCTTGTAGAGCTCTATTACTGTCGCTCCCATCATCGTGGGAATCGCGAGAAAGAAACTGAACTCCGCAGCCGTGCGCCGTTCGACGCCTAAAGCAAGAGCGCCCATGATGGTCGCTCCCGACCGGCTGACGCCCGGCACCATCGCCAGACACTGAATAAAGCCAATGCCGGCCACTGTCGGCAGCGGGATATCCGCCACCCCGGCAACGTTCTGGCGCTTGGCCAATCGCTCCACGAGAAGGATCACGATGCCGCCGACGATCAACGCAACGGCCACCACCTGCGCATTACTGAGCAAAGCCTCGATCTTCTTGTGCAGCGCCAGCCCGATCACGCCCGCGGGGATGAAAGCGACGAGGATGTTACGCAGGAAGCGCCACGAAGCCGCATCGCGCCGCGCCAACCCCATCAGGACGGCCCAGAAAGTTCGCCAGTAGAGCACGATCACCGCGAGGATCGCGCCCAACTGGATGACGATGTTAAATACCTCCCACCGGGCGGCATCATAGCCGAGTAACTTGGTGGCGAGAATAAGATGGCCGGTGGAGGAGACGGGAAGGAATTCTGTCAGCCCCTCGACAATGCCGAGGAGGATGGGTGTGACGATATCCACGCCGCTCAGCTCGCGTTGAGGCTGAAGCGGCCCTGGCGGCGATAACGCACCAGCCAGGTCGGCGCGACCGCCGCGAGCGGCGCGGGCCTGATGTCAAGCTCGGCGAAGCCCTTGGCGCCTTGGGATACGACATTATCATGCTGCAGCATCAGCCATTGATCCCAAGTGATCGGCGCACCCGGAAGCCATCCGAACTTGGCCATTCCCGCGGCGAGTGGATCGGGAAGTGCCACCAGCTTCGGCGCGCGGCCGACCGCATCGGCGATCCAGCGCTGTAGCTCCAGCATCGATAGGGCCTGAGGACCGCCGAGCTCGAACGTATCGCCGGCCGTTTCAGGCGACAGTGCCGCCTTGGCCACCGCACGCGCGACATCGACGACCCAGGCGGGCTGAAAGCGGACATCGGGCCGTATTACCGGTATGACGGGTGCCAGCGAGATCATGCCCGCGAACTTGTTGATAAAGCCGTCCTCCGGGCCAAACAATATGGAAGGTCGGATGATCGTTGCGCCAGGAAAGGCTTCGCGCACTGCCTGCTCGCCCAGCCCCTTGCTGCGGGCATAAGCGGACTGCGCCTGCGCGTCCGCCCCTATCGCGGAAATCTGGACGAAGCGGCGCGCTCCGGCCGAAGCGGCGGCAATGGCGGCATTGCGCGCTCCGTCAACATGGACTGCATCGAACCGCCCTTTCAGGATGCCGACCAGGTTGATGACGACATCCGCACCCTGCACGGCACGATCAAGCGTTTCCGGTTTGGTGACATCGGCGCGCACCGATTGCGCCTGGCCCAATGCCGCGAGGGGCTTGAGAAAGAAACTGTCGAGCGGGTCGCGCTCTGCAATCCGCACGCGCGCGCCGCTGCGGAGCAGCTCCTGCGCAACATAGCGACCGAGAAATCCCCCGCCGCCGAACAGGGTTACCAGCTCATCCATCCCGTCAAATCCTCACGCGGATACCGGCCCGCCCATGCCCCCAGCCTCGCGCCCATGCAAGCATCTGAACTTAGTCTCGCGATTGTAGGCGGCGAGAGGCGGCGACTTCGGTTGACAAGCCGCGAGCCCGCCCCCTAAAGCGCGCCCCCTACCCCGTGCCCAGATGGCGGAATTGGTAGACGCACCAGCTTCAGGTGCTGGCGCTCGCAAGGGCGTGGAGGTTCGAGTCCTCTTCTGGGCACCACTCACTGCCGAAGCATTCATATCTCAACCGCGGCGCGGTTGACCGATCGCTATCGGTGCGCCTGGATCATCTCCCATCGGCAGGAAATCGAGGCTTGGCCGTTGCGACTCCGCTGGCGCACCAGATCATTCACTCTCTACATAATTAGCATTGAACTTTACGTGAATATGCTCCAGCCTGCTGAAATGCGTCGAAGAGCGCAGGAAAGAGTAGATGCTAGGAGGGGTTATGAAGACCTGGAGAATGTGGCTGGGTGCGTCCGCACTGGCATTGACGTGGACCGGACTTGCCCATGCGCAGACGTCCGCGGGATCGTCAGGTGGTAACGCGGCGGCCGATGCGCCTGTGGACGAAATCGTCGTTACCGCCCAGCGTCGATCAGAAAATCTGATGAGAACGCCGGTCGCGGCGTCCGTGCTCGGCGGTTCGGAGCTTGCCGCGAAAGGCGTGGCCAATGTCGACGCGCTGCAATTCGCGACCGCCAGCATCGTGGTCAACAATTTCGGCCAGGGCAACGACTTCAACGTGCGCGGTATCGGCAAGGCCGAACACAATACGCAGACGACGACCGGGGTGATCACCTACCGCGACGGCGTTCCCACCTTCCCCGGCTATTTCCAACAGGAGCCCTATTTCGACGTTGCGAATATCCAGGTGCTGCGCGGCCCGCAGGGCACGATCGTGGGCCAGAATGCGACGGGTGGAGCGGTCTTCGTCAACACCAACGATCCGGTCATTGGCGGCGGGGTGCATGGCTATTTCAACGCCAATTACGGCAATTATAGCGATTTCGGCGCGCAGGGCGCGATCAACCTTCCCGTAGGCAAGAACATCGCGGTGCGTGTCGCCTTCTTCGGCGAGCGGCGCGACGGCTTTTACCACATCACCGGTCCCGGCGGTTCGAAATATACCGGCAATAATGGCGATCTGCGCCAGTTTGCTGGCCGGATCAGCGTGCTGTGGAAGCCCACCGACCGGCTGTCGATCCTCTTCAAGACTGATGCGGACTATCTTGATATGGGGGCCTATCCGGCCGATCCTTACACGGATCGGTTCAAGTTTCTTCCCTATGGCAGCACCACGCCCAATCCCAATTATCGGGACCCGTTCGATATCACTGCCAACTCGCCGCAGGGTGCGCGCGACAAATTCTTCCGGTCGATCCTGCGGATCGAATATGAGCTTGGCGGCGGCGTCAAAGTTCGCTCCGTCAGCGGACTTTCGCATGGCCACAGCTTCTACCTGGCCGATCTCGACGGCACATCGGCGAACACTTCCACCTTCGGCGACACACTGACCGAAAAGCAGTACTCGCAGGAAATCAACCTTATCTCGCCTGACAACCAGCGCTTTACATGGCTGCTCGGTGCGTTCGGGCTTTGGAATAAATATAATTTCCTCGCACCCTACAAATTGTTCATCGGCTTGCCCGGCTTCGGCATTCCCGATTATTACAGTCTGCAAGGCACCAATCCGGAGCGCTCCCTCGCGCTGTTCGGTCAGGTCGGATACAACCTTACCTCCGACCTGAAACTGGATCTGGGCGGCCGCTACACGGCTAGCCGCAGCACCAACCATGTGCTCATTCGCGAGCTTGGGAGCTTTATCACCCCCGCCGAGCAGACGACCAAATCGGACGATTTCTCCTACAAGGTGTCGCTCGGCTGGAGGGCCAGCTCGGATCATTATTTCTACGGCTTCGTGGCAACCGGCTTCCGTCCGGGCGGCTTGAACACGCCTACCTTCGGAAGCGGCCCGATCCCGCCATTCGGCCCGGAAAAGGTGCGGTCGTTCGAGGCGGGCTGGAAAGCCAATTTCCTTGGCAGCCATATCAGAACGACGGTCGACGGCTTCTATAACGAGTACCACCATTTCCAGGCGATCCTCGGGCGACCGGACAATCCACGACTGACCACCGAACTCAACGTTTCGGGCACCACCAAGATATATGGTGCCGAAGCCGAGGCGGACTTCAAGTTCGGCGGCCTGTCATTCGGTGCCGGGGCCAATCTGCTTCACAGCCAGATCGGCCAATTCTACGCAGTGGATCCGCGCAACCTGCCCCCGGCGGTGCCGGCTCCAGGGCTATGCAACCCAGATACGGGTCCTGCCACTCCATACTGCATCAATTTGAAGGGGCGGCGGCAAACTTATGCACCGAACTTAACCTTCAACGTCTTCGCCGAATATCAATTCAGCCTCAGTTCGGGCGACACGCTGACGCCCCGCGTCAATTTCGGCCATGTCGGATCGCAATGGGCGACGTTGTTCGAGAAGCCGGCACTCGGCGACAGGCTGGAGGACCGCAACATCCTCAATGCACAACTGGCATTCACGCACCGCACCTGGACGGTGACCGCTTATGCCACCAACCTGACCAACCAGCATTATGTGGGCGCACTTAACAGCAGCCTCAACTTTGCCGGGCCGCCGCGTCAATATGGCGTCAAGCTGTTTAAGACGTTCTGATGAAGCATAAGCGGTCGTCGCAAGCCGCGCGGCGACCGCTGCGCTTGTTTCGCTCTATTTCGAAATCGTGATGCAGCCTTATAGCCTAACCGTAGACAAGTTTCTCGACCACGCGGCCAAATGGTGTGGCGACGGCCAGATCGTTCAGGCCGACGCGGGCCAGGTCGTGCGGCGCTCAACCTATCGGGCGCTGCGGGAACGTAGCAATCGGCTGTCGGGCGCGCTTGAAGCGCTAGGGCTGCGTTTCGGCGACCGTATAGGCACGCTCGCCTGGAACACGCAGTATCATCTCGAGACCTATTATGCCGCGATGGGCATTGGGCTGGTGTGCCACACCCTCAATCCGCGCCTGACTATCGCCCACCTGGCAAAGATGATCAACGAGGCGGAGGATCGTGCCATCGCGGCGTCGGCAGACCTCATGCCGCTGCTGCGCGAGTTGGGGCCGCTTTGCCCGACTGTCGAGCATGTCATTCTGATGGATGACGGCTTAGCGGCAACGGAACTTCAGGACTCCGATCCTCCCCGCATCTGGCCATATGAGGCATTGCTGGAACGTTACGGCGCGCCCGCCAAGTGGGGCGATTTCGACGAAAATGCCGCCGCCGGCCTGTGCTACACGTCGGGTACCACCGGTCAGCCCAAGGGCGTGCTCTATACGCATCGATCCAACTACCTCCACGCGATGCGTGCATTGCAGGCGGATGCGATCGGCCTGGCCGGCAACGACGTTGTCCTGCTCGCGGTGCCGATGTTCCACGCCAATGCGTGGGGACTTCCCTTTGCCGCGCCGGCGGTCGGTGCCAAGCTGGTACTGCCAGGGCGGCATACCGATGGAAAAAGCCTTGCCGCATTGATCCGCGACGAAGGCGTGACGGTCGCGGTGGGCGTCCAGACTGTGTGGATGGGCGTGGTCGACCATCTCGACGCGGTCGGCGGCGAACTGCCTGACCTCAAGCGTGTCCTGATCGGCGGATCGAACTGCCCTGAGGCATTGATTCGCCGCATGGAGGAACGGCTGAGCGCGCGTGTGCAGACCAGCTGGGGCATGACCGAATTGTCGCCCATGGGCACGATCGCCCCTTCGGACGCGGCGCCGGGGGATGCCCAGGCGTCTGGTCGTCCGCCAATGGGCCTCGACCTCAAGCTGACCGATGCAAACGGGGCGACGCTCGCGCAGCAGCGAGGCGTCGTTGGCCATCTTAAGGTCAAAGGCCACAGCGTGCTCGACCGTTACTTCAAGGCGGAAAGCGACGCGCTGGATGAGGAGGGTTATTTCGATACGGGCGACCTCGCCTCGATCGATGAAGCGGGAAATCTCACCATCAGCGGGCGCTCGAAGGACTTGATCAAGTCCGGTGGCGAATGGATCAATCCAACCGAGATCGAAGCAATCGTCGGATGCGACCCGACCATCGGGGCGGCTGCTGTGATCGGGCGTCTCGACGCGAAATGGGGCGAGCGCCCGGTGCTGATCGTCGAACCGCGGCAGGGCCGGGACATCGATCCGGAGAAGCTGATCGGCGCACTCCGGGGCAAGGTGGCCGATTGGTGGATTCCCGACCAGATCGTGGAGATTTCATCGATGCCGCTTGCCGCAACCGGCAAGATCGACAAAAATCGGCTGCGCTCCGATTACGAAAACGGGAAGATGGAAGCCAAACGGCTCCGCCGTTAACGCCACTCCCGGCAGTCCACGGCTCGCCGCTTTATATCATTCGCATCGCGCCACCCTTGGCGGGAGCTTGGACGCGTAGAGACCGACATTCCAGTTCCAGGCAATCGTCCCATCGGCCCTGCGTCGGCACATCACCTGCTCGTTAAAGGAATACATGCCCGGCATCAGATTCTTGTCCGGACGCGGCCTGTCGGCAAAGTGCATATAGGCTTCCGCCCCCATGAAGGCAGGCCAATCCGGTGCATTTCGCGCTTGCGGACGGCCGGTGCGCGCGAAGCTCGTCCAATAGTCGATCATCGCGTCAGAGATCGCACGCTCGGCCGCGGTTTCGGGGACTTTCGGCCAAAGTGGCGGGGTGCCGTCGAAGGTCCCGAATACGAAGGGCAGTTCGCTTGCGTGGAAGGCATGGAGATCGGATTGGTCCGCGCTCGGGTAACCATGGTCGAACAGATAAAGGTAGGACGGCACACCCAACGCAGCCTGCTTGCGGGCGAGGCGCTCGGCGGTCCAGCCATAAAGCGCGTCGCGCGTAGTGGCGAGAACGCTCTGCTTCAGGTGGGTTGACGGATAGAGCTTCAGAAATGCCTCGGCGAGATCACCATAGCGATCGCGAATGGTCGCTTCATACTCGGCTGCGCTGCCCGGCACCGGGGGCGCGAGAACGGTCAGCGATCGAATTTCGCCGCTGTTGAACCCCGCCAGCAGCGGCACAGGCGCCTGCTGCCCCTTGTCGAACACGGTGACGAGCTGGTCCGGTAGCAATTGCCCGTCAACCGCACCCCAGGGCCCGAAGCCCGTCGCGCGAGCGGCGCGGGTGAGCGTCTCCGCGTCTATCGCACGCAGGGCGGCAATGTCCGGGGCATGAAGCCCGGCGGCAAAAGATGCACCGCTCTGCTCGGCCGAGGGAGCGCCATGCCTGGCTGCCTTCAGATCGGGCGTCGAAATCATGTATGCGCTTTGTGCGATCGCTTTCGCGAACAGCCCGCGCGCTGGCGGTGAGGCCAGCAGGTACATGACGCTGAGGGCGCCCGCGGACTCGCCGGCGATGGTAACGTTGGCGGGATCACCCCCGAACGCGCCGATATTGTGCTTCACCCAGCGCAGCGCCTCGATCTGATCGAGCAGACCGTAATTGCCCGATATGCCTTGCTTGGACTCCGCGCTGAGATCGGGATGCGCCAGCCAGCCGAGCACGCCCAGTCGGTAGTTGATCGACACCACGACAACCCCGCGCTCGGCGAGCCGCCTGCCGTCATACATGGGATCGCGGCTCGCCCCACTCCACAACGCGCCGCCGTAGATCCAGAAGAAGATGGGGGCGTTACGGGCATTGGCGGGTGCCCAGATGTTGAGCGTCAGGCAATCCTCGCTCATCGGCATCGGATCGGACGCATAGATGTTCGACAGCTTTTCCTTTGGCTGGAAGCAGGCGGGCCCGAATGTGGTCGCGTCCTTAACCCCTTCCCAGCGCGGCAGTGGATGCGGCGCTTGCCAGCGCCGCGGACCGACCGGCGGCTCCGCAAAGGGAACGCCCCTGAACACGCGCAGATCGCCTTCGACCGTGCCGCGCAACGCTCCGGCGGTAGTGTCGACGACCGAACCGATATCAGCTGACGATGCAGACATGGCGGAACTCCGCTGGGCAAAGGAAGGCGAGGCAAGGATGATGGCGGCGACACTTCCAAGCAGGCCAAGTCGACGCAGGATCATGGCGCACTGTCTCCGACGGTAGTCGCCTCACGCCGCAGCAGGCGCGCCAGCCACAGGAAAATGGCAATGGCGATGAGATAGAATGGTGTGAGCGTGTAGAGCGCGATCTGCAGCGAATTATGAGGGTGCGCGGCGCGGAAATAATCGCTCGCCGCGCCGACATAGGTCGGTCCCAGACCGAGGCCTATGAAGTTCATGACGAGGAGCAGCAATGCGCCCGACATGACGCGCTGATCGGGTCGGACCTCTTCCTGGACGAGTGCGACCGAGGCCGAGAGGTAAGAATAGTTGAGCGCCATCGGGAAGGCCAGAAAAGCGAGCGCAAGCGGCCAGGATGGCGCCCACACGAAACCGATATAGAATGGGATGGCGAGCGCCAGCGTCGCCGCGGGGATTAGTGCG
It includes:
- a CDS encoding AMP-binding protein, with amino-acid sequence MQPYSLTVDKFLDHAAKWCGDGQIVQADAGQVVRRSTYRALRERSNRLSGALEALGLRFGDRIGTLAWNTQYHLETYYAAMGIGLVCHTLNPRLTIAHLAKMINEAEDRAIAASADLMPLLRELGPLCPTVEHVILMDDGLAATELQDSDPPRIWPYEALLERYGAPAKWGDFDENAAAGLCYTSGTTGQPKGVLYTHRSNYLHAMRALQADAIGLAGNDVVLLAVPMFHANAWGLPFAAPAVGAKLVLPGRHTDGKSLAALIRDEGVTVAVGVQTVWMGVVDHLDAVGGELPDLKRVLIGGSNCPEALIRRMEERLSARVQTSWGMTELSPMGTIAPSDAAPGDAQASGRPPMGLDLKLTDANGATLAQQRGVVGHLKVKGHSVLDRYFKAESDALDEEGYFDTGDLASIDEAGNLTISGRSKDLIKSGGEWINPTEIEAIVGCDPTIGAAAVIGRLDAKWGERPVLIVEPRQGRDIDPEKLIGALRGKVADWWIPDQIVEISSMPLAATGKIDKNRLRSDYENGKMEAKRLRR
- a CDS encoding carboxylesterase/lipase family protein, which produces MSASSADIGSVVDTTAGALRGTVEGDLRVFRGVPFAEPPVGPRRWQAPHPLPRWEGVKDATTFGPACFQPKEKLSNIYASDPMPMSEDCLTLNIWAPANARNAPIFFWIYGGALWSGASRDPMYDGRRLAERGVVVVSINYRLGVLGWLAHPDLSAESKQGISGNYGLLDQIEALRWVKHNIGAFGGDPANVTIAGESAGALSVMYLLASPPARGLFAKAIAQSAYMISTPDLKAARHGAPSAEQSGASFAAGLHAPDIAALRAIDAETLTRAARATGFGPWGAVDGQLLPDQLVTVFDKGQQAPVPLLAGFNSGEIRSLTVLAPPVPGSAAEYEATIRDRYGDLAEAFLKLYPSTHLKQSVLATTRDALYGWTAERLARKQAALGVPSYLYLFDHGYPSADQSDLHAFHASELPFVFGTFDGTPPLWPKVPETAAERAISDAMIDYWTSFARTGRPQARNAPDWPAFMGAEAYMHFADRPRPDKNLMPGMYSFNEQVMCRRRADGTIAWNWNVGLYASKLPPRVARCE
- a CDS encoding complex I NDUFA9 subunit family protein → MDELVTLFGGGGFLGRYVAQELLRSGARVRIAERDPLDSFFLKPLAALGQAQSVRADVTKPETLDRAVQGADVVINLVGILKGRFDAVHVDGARNAAIAAASAGARRFVQISAIGADAQAQSAYARSKGLGEQAVREAFPGATIIRPSILFGPEDGFINKFAGMISLAPVIPVIRPDVRFQPAWVVDVARAVAKAALSPETAGDTFELGGPQALSMLELQRWIADAVGRAPKLVALPDPLAAGMAKFGWLPGAPITWDQWLMLQHDNVVSQGAKGFAELDIRPAPLAAVAPTWLVRYRRQGRFSLNAS
- a CDS encoding undecaprenyl-diphosphate phosphatase — encoded protein: MDIVTPILLGIVEGLTEFLPVSSTGHLILATKLLGYDAARWEVFNIVIQLGAILAVIVLYWRTFWAVLMGLARRDAASWRFLRNILVAFIPAGVIGLALHKKIEALLSNAQVVAVALIVGGIVILLVERLAKRQNVAGVADIPLPTVAGIGFIQCLAMVPGVSRSGATIMGALALGVERRTAAEFSFFLAIPTMMGATVIELYKNRHELTAPGAVGLPTIGVGFLVSFLVAIVVIRAFVTIVTKHGFAPFAWYRIAAGAAALVWLNII
- a CDS encoding TonB-dependent receptor, with translation MKTWRMWLGASALALTWTGLAHAQTSAGSSGGNAAADAPVDEIVVTAQRRSENLMRTPVAASVLGGSELAAKGVANVDALQFATASIVVNNFGQGNDFNVRGIGKAEHNTQTTTGVITYRDGVPTFPGYFQQEPYFDVANIQVLRGPQGTIVGQNATGGAVFVNTNDPVIGGGVHGYFNANYGNYSDFGAQGAINLPVGKNIAVRVAFFGERRDGFYHITGPGGSKYTGNNGDLRQFAGRISVLWKPTDRLSILFKTDADYLDMGAYPADPYTDRFKFLPYGSTTPNPNYRDPFDITANSPQGARDKFFRSILRIEYELGGGVKVRSVSGLSHGHSFYLADLDGTSANTSTFGDTLTEKQYSQEINLISPDNQRFTWLLGAFGLWNKYNFLAPYKLFIGLPGFGIPDYYSLQGTNPERSLALFGQVGYNLTSDLKLDLGGRYTASRSTNHVLIRELGSFITPAEQTTKSDDFSYKVSLGWRASSDHYFYGFVATGFRPGGLNTPTFGSGPIPPFGPEKVRSFEAGWKANFLGSHIRTTVDGFYNEYHHFQAILGRPDNPRLTTELNVSGTTKIYGAEAEADFKFGGLSFGAGANLLHSQIGQFYAVDPRNLPPAVPAPGLCNPDTGPATPYCINLKGRRQTYAPNLTFNVFAEYQFSLSSGDTLTPRVNFGHVGSQWATLFEKPALGDRLEDRNILNAQLAFTHRTWTVTAYATNLTNQHYVGALNSSLNFAGPPRQYGVKLFKTF